Part of the Paenibacillus terrae HPL-003 genome is shown below.
AGCCGTAGCGCTCGGCCAGCTCGGGCAGACGTTTGCGCTGTTCATCGGGTACCGTGAAGCCAGTCGGGTTGTGGAACGTTGGATTGATATAGAACACACGTGGCTTTTCTGTCTTCATGCACCATTCAATCTGTTCCATATCATAGCCTTCCGGTCGGATATCGGTCATGGTCAGACGCGCGCCTTGTCTGCGGAATATTTCCATAGCAGGGCCATAGGCGGGACGCTCGGTCAACACGCGGTCTCCTGTCCGGATCAGAGAACGGGAAATCAGGTCGATGGCCTGCTGTGCTCCAGAGGTAATCAGCACTTCGTCTGGTGACAATGCAAAATGCTTATCGACGCTAAAATGCTGCGCCATCGCATCCCGAAGCTCGGCATCGCCCTGTACAGAGGAATAAGTGGCCGCTACTTTCGGATGCTTTTCAAATACCTGCATCATCAGCTCACCCCAATATCGGTTGGGCAGGAGAGACGGGTCAATCAGCGCTTTGGAAAACTGAAAATTCGCATTCACCGATTGAACGCGGCTAAGTCCGTCCATTCCCCTCCAGGCTGAAACAGATGGATCATCTGCCGCGTGGGCGGATTCGGAGTGAAACGTGAGATCAATGGATGAATGCCCCGAGTAGCCAGCATATTTCGCATGCCCGGTCGCTTGGGAAGCATGAACGTAATATCCTGATTTATCCTTTACATAGACCAGTCCCCGTTGCTTCAACTCCTGATAGGCCCGGAAAACGGTTAGCCTATGTACACCCAGCTCCTGAGCCAAGCTTCGAACGGACGGCAGCTTCATGTCTGCTTGCCAATCTCCACGCTCAATCCGCACAATCACATAATGGATGACCTGCTCATACAGCTTTAAGGCATGATCGGCTGGAAAGAGTATTTCGCTGTTGTTCTTGCCCACGCTGTCCACGCTCCTTTTGTGTGTATTTTACTATAAAACATTTCAAAACCGTATACAACTGTTCTGTAGGCACACATCTGTTCTGTTCGTCTCCCTGTATGATTGAAAGCAACTGAAGGGAGAGGGACGTATCATGATTGGTATTGCGTTTACGATAATGTGTCTTATTTTTGGTACAACATTTCTGGCTATAAAAGTGGGGGTAGAAGCGGGACTTCCGCCGTTTTTGTCGGCGGGTGTACGTTTTTTCGCGGCAGGGGCCATTTTGTTTATCGCTATGAAGCTGATGGGTAAAGTTCGCTGGTCATTATTATGGCGGAAGGAAATGGTACTCATTGGAGCGGGAACGACCTTCGGTACGTTTTCGGCCTTGTATTGGGCAGAGCAATATGTCAGTTCGGGGATCGGAGCCATTTTGTCTGCTACCGGACCGATGATGATCGTTATTTTGCAATCGGCGCTGCTGCGGCAAAAAACGTCGCGGATTACGGTCATTGGCTGCATGATCAGCTTTCTTGGCGTAGTGCTGGTGGTGCTGCCCGGATTGGCGGTTCAGATCAGTGGCCTGTGGCTGGCGGGATGCCTTGTCATTTTGCTGGGGGAGCTGTGTTATTCCGGGGGAGCACTTTATTCCAAGCGGGTGATGGATGTATTTCGGGAAACGAACCCGATTGCCC
Proteins encoded:
- a CDS encoding PLP-dependent aminotransferase family protein; translation: MGKNNSEILFPADHALKLYEQVIHYVIVRIERGDWQADMKLPSVRSLAQELGVHRLTVFRAYQELKQRGLVYVKDKSGYYVHASQATGHAKYAGYSGHSSIDLTFHSESAHAADDPSVSAWRGMDGLSRVQSVNANFQFSKALIDPSLLPNRYWGELMMQVFEKHPKVAATYSSVQGDAELRDAMAQHFSVDKHFALSPDEVLITSGAQQAIDLISRSLIRTGDRVLTERPAYGPAMEIFRRQGARLTMTDIRPEGYDMEQIEWCMKTEKPRVFYINPTFHNPTGFTVPDEQRKRLPELAERYGCLIVEDDSTYDISFGQKPPLPIFAYDISGSVVYIRSYSKYVAPGLRIAAVTCRPQLMSTLLNVKALVDNGSPLLNQKLFLQYFQSPRMQQHLKKLCIALQIRKETMEDSLRDSGWTWTSPAGGLSLWLQLPSSLKPHELLAKCVQESVTFVPGNVFDPIGEEGKTHVRLSYSYANELQIKEGIATLLRISRTM
- a CDS encoding DMT family transporter, which codes for MIGIAFTIMCLIFGTTFLAIKVGVEAGLPPFLSAGVRFFAAGAILFIAMKLMGKVRWSLLWRKEMVLIGAGTTFGTFSALYWAEQYVSSGIGAILSATGPMMIVILQSALLRQKTSRITVIGCMISFLGVVLVVLPGLAVQISGLWLAGCLVILLGELCYSGGALYSKRVMDVFRETNPIALNAAQMIHGGWMLLVLSAITEPWSSEGWQYLPAMGSLLYLILFGSMIAHTLFYWLMERTNPLFPTTWLYISPPIAVGLGALVYGEHVSWWMLAGVLLIVTGLILMNNGIRLVNRRKVRPAA